Proteins encoded in a region of the Engraulis encrasicolus isolate BLACKSEA-1 unplaced genomic scaffold, IST_EnEncr_1.0 scaffold_85_np1212, whole genome shotgun sequence genome:
- the LOC134444927 gene encoding uncharacterized protein LOC134444927, with amino-acid sequence MDACACVLAVLLSAAHGFSLQGPSGPLVAQLGGSVLLPCAAESPLPLEELEVEWRRADSGALLHLFQEGEERPESQDQAYRGRAHFFPEKIARGDYSLLLENITVSDRTLFRCVVYTTLDSGETTCEIQVEFLMVHGFVHTVFGHVGWEVVLDCFVESHVPPEELEEVKWKRTDQDILVLLYQDGMVHSDSSHERYLGRTEFFTTEISKGNFSLRLGSLRTEDKGEYVCEAHHGLRSGNTTVELPSLSLSAVHHVIWVLCITAFGLSIASLVHFIQTNKESDSKAMQVHISLVIVPNILLCVAFILWGVCSEGFTDEAALCATVSLTRVVCCFWISPHLHKFPNSLQRAIKLLGIMVQYSAIAIVFYSVALINRKKISFLGETVIPKREFGVYSGVIPTMCVCGFIAVSIRAKWPFLYCIEEKEEKRPHGIFSFLFMELCNLSQVLFVSIKTRSFDPAERIALFATLVLEPLFLIIIRNVRKRLCYGNMPWTITMVVLVPLYLASYLWCLYQIQDHVEKYFPYERDGVMAVTALLKVLTAMALLEHPGDCQGSVNGSTPHLIVYGFGATVLNAVNAIALTGELILKARNGRRWTPDLRLVTLPCECIFVGGCFFLLVFNYWKCHRRREGPTDRHQRNEGRHEHQEEHQLNAVVE; translated from the exons ATggatgcctgtgcctgtgtcctgGCAGTTCTATTGTCAGCAGCCCACG GGTTTAGTCTCCAGGGTCCCTCTGGTCCACTTGTTGCCCAGCTGGGAGGGTCTGTCCTGCTGCCCTGTGCTGCTGAATCCCCCCTGCctctggaggagctggaggtggagtggagaagagcagaCTCTGGTGCCCTGCTGCACCTCttccaggagggagaggagagaccagagtCACAGGATCAAGCGTACAGGGGACGAGCTCACTTCTTCCCTGAAAAGATAGCACGGGGAGACTACTCCCTTCTTCTTGAAAATATCACAGTCAGTGACAGGACTTTGTTCAGATGTGTGGTCTACACAACGCTAGACTCCGGTGAAACTACATGTGAAATTCAAGTGG AGTTTTTAATGGTACATGGATTCGTCCATACTGTCTTTGGCCATGTTGGTTGGGAGGTGgtccttgactgctttgtggAATCCCATGTTCCACCTGAAGAACTGGAGGAGGTGAAATGGAAGAGAACAGACCAGGACATCTTAGTTCTGCTTTACCAAGACGGCATGGTCCACTCAGATTCTTCACACGAACGATATCTAGGTAGAACTGAGTTTTTCACAACAGAAATCTCCAAAGGTAACTTCTCTCTGCGACTGGGGAGTCTGAGGACTGAGGACAAAGGCGAGTATGTCTGTGAAGCACACCATGGTCTTCGATCCGGAAACACGACAGTTGAATTGCCGAGTCTTA GTCTCTCTGCTGTGCACCATGTGATCTGGGTGCTATGCATTACAGCCTTTGGACTCAGCATAGCATCTTTGGTTCATTTCATCCAGACAAATAAAG AGTCTGACTCGAAGGCCATGCAGGTGCACATATCACTGGTCATTGTCCCCAACATCTTACTTTGTGTGGCATTTATTCTCTGGGGAGTATGCAGTGAGG GTTTCACTGATGAAGCGGCTTTGTGTGCAACAGTCAGCTTGACACGCGTAGTTTGCTGCTTCTGGATCAGTCCACACCTGCATAAATTCCCAA ACTCTTTGCAGAGAGCCATCAAGCTATTGGGCATTATGGTGCAGTATTCTGCTATCGCAATAGTCTTCTATTCAG TTGCCTTAATCAACAGGAAAAAGATCAGCTTCTTGGGTGAAACGGTCATCCCAAAGAGGGAGTTTGGAGTCTACTCTGGAGTGATACCTACAATGTGTGTCTGTGGATTCATTGCTG TCTCCATTCGGGCTAAGTGGCCATTCCTGTACTGCATTGAGGAAAAAG AAGAGAAACGACCACATGGAATATTTTCATTCCTATTTATGGAACTCTGCAACTTGTCTCAGGTTCTTTTCGTTTCAATCAAGACAAGGTCCTTTGATCCAG CTGAACGAATAGCTCTCTTTGCCACCCTGGTATTGGAGCCTTTATTTCTAATCATCATACGCAATGTGAGGAAGAGGCTTTGCTATGGCA ATATGCCGTGGACTATCACCATGGTCGTTTTGGTACCTCTGTATTTGGCGTCATATCTGTGGTGTTTGTATCAAATTCAGGACCATGTAGAAA agtatTTTCCATATGAGCGTGATGGTGTCATGGCTGTGACAGCACTTCTTAAAGTTTTAACCGCGATGGCTCTCTTAGAACATCCAGGTGATTGTCAAG GATCAGTGAATGGGTCAACTCCACATCTTATTGTGTATGGGTTTGGAGCTACAGTGCTGAATGCTGTGAATGCCATCGCCCTGACCGGAGAGCTAATACTGAAAGCAA GAAATGGAAGAAGATGGACGCCTGACCTGAGACTGGTGACTCTGCCATGTGAATGTATTTTTGTTGGTGGTTGTTTTTTCCTGCTGGTCTTCAATTACT GGAAATGCCACAGAAGACGAGAAG GGCCTACTGACAGACACCAAAGGAATGAAGG GAGGCATGAACACCAGGAAGAACACCAGCTGAATGCTGTTGTGGAATAG